One stretch of Anaerobranca californiensis DSM 14826 DNA includes these proteins:
- a CDS encoding NADH:flavin oxidoreductase produces MASVIDKPILINGKEVKNRILMPPLVCFNWADDDGFETVDRQRHYGLRAQGGTGLIVVEAAAVSKEGRLAASQLGIWKDEHIPQFAKIAQECHKHGAKVVVQLVHAGMKSVGDKVFVPSPIKTEENSKEYTPMTLEDIQKLKEDFINAAIRAQKAGLDGVEVHGAHSYLLNQFTSPLINKRDDLYGGTMENRFRLPLEIVQEIRKACGQDFIISYRFGVNDPTFAEDKHLAQQLEKLGVNILNVSNGIGIKNLEVPQDFPFSFITYMGVELRKAVNIPVACVFGIREPKEAEYLLEKDLIDMVAVGRALLADPNWTNKAIKGEAINLCYHCKPRCKYSVDGHTCPWFKTLNF; encoded by the coding sequence ATGGCTAGTGTTATTGACAAACCTATCCTTATTAACGGTAAAGAGGTAAAAAATAGAATTTTGATGCCACCCCTTGTTTGTTTTAACTGGGCAGATGATGATGGATTTGAAACCGTTGATAGACAACGGCACTATGGCCTAAGGGCTCAAGGTGGTACTGGTCTAATAGTTGTGGAAGCTGCAGCAGTTTCTAAAGAAGGGAGATTAGCAGCTAGTCAATTGGGGATATGGAAAGATGAACACATCCCTCAATTTGCTAAAATAGCACAGGAGTGTCATAAACATGGAGCTAAAGTCGTTGTTCAACTAGTCCATGCTGGCATGAAATCTGTAGGTGATAAAGTTTTTGTCCCTTCACCTATAAAAACAGAGGAAAACTCAAAAGAATACACACCTATGACTTTAGAGGATATTCAAAAGTTAAAAGAGGACTTTATAAATGCTGCAATACGTGCCCAAAAAGCTGGCCTTGATGGTGTTGAGGTCCATGGTGCCCACAGTTATCTCCTCAATCAATTTACATCACCCTTAATAAATAAACGGGATGATCTCTACGGTGGTACTATGGAAAACAGGTTTAGACTACCTTTAGAAATTGTCCAAGAAATCCGCAAAGCATGTGGACAAGACTTTATAATTAGTTATCGTTTCGGAGTAAATGATCCTACCTTTGCTGAAGATAAACATCTTGCTCAACAATTAGAGAAATTAGGTGTCAATATTTTAAATGTCTCTAATGGTATTGGTATTAAAAACTTAGAAGTACCTCAGGACTTCCCCTTTTCTTTCATTACATATATGGGTGTAGAACTTAGGAAAGCTGTTAATATTCCCGTAGCTTGTGTTTTTGGAATTAGAGAACCAAAAGAAGCTGAATACCTTTTAGAAAAGGATTTAATTGATATGGTTGCCGTAGGAAGGGCTCTATTAGCTGACCCTAACTGGACAAATAAAGCTATAAAGGGTGAAGCTATAAATTTATGTTATCACTGTAAACCTAGATGTAAATACAGCGTAGATGGCCATACCTGTCCATGGTTTAAAACCTTAAATTTTTAG
- a CDS encoding DEAD/DEAH box helicase codes for MEIKKDTWQLLDNLKPFIREAWERHKFSKPTPIQFKSIPQILEGKDVIAHSPIGTGKTLAYLIPLLEKIDPLNKNVQGLILVPSHELAMQIYGVIKEWTEKTQIVSTPLIGGANINKQIEKLKEKPHLVVGTVGRIIELINLKKLKTHGIKTIVLDEFDALMAAEHINKIQTIIKATLRDRQILCFSATLPKEVKELAFSITNDPKLIEIHKEEKDNNTQHFYIEVEARKKVDLLSKILKNEKMKVLCFVNNHHKLLELEAKLIFKGHVFKTLSSNTGKRERVEAIQSFKKGIVMTLLATEVSARGLDIPGITHVINYDIPFDEKGYIHRTGRCGRMGAKGTVISLVTKNEALQLKRICRKIKGISLKEKVLSYGKLVDPQ; via the coding sequence ATGGAAATAAAAAAAGATACTTGGCAATTGTTAGATAACTTAAAACCCTTTATTAGAGAAGCTTGGGAAAGACATAAATTTTCTAAACCAACTCCAATACAATTTAAAAGCATACCCCAAATTTTAGAAGGAAAGGATGTAATAGCCCATTCCCCTATAGGTACGGGAAAAACCTTAGCGTATTTAATTCCCCTATTGGAAAAAATAGATCCTTTAAACAAAAATGTTCAAGGGTTAATTTTAGTCCCTTCCCATGAATTAGCGATGCAAATTTATGGAGTAATAAAAGAATGGACGGAAAAGACACAAATTGTGTCTACTCCCCTTATAGGAGGGGCTAATATAAATAAGCAAATAGAAAAACTTAAAGAAAAACCCCACCTAGTTGTAGGGACAGTGGGACGAATAATTGAATTGATAAATTTGAAAAAATTAAAAACCCATGGAATAAAAACTATTGTCCTTGATGAATTTGATGCTTTAATGGCAGCGGAACATATCAATAAAATCCAAACTATTATCAAAGCCACTTTAAGGGATAGGCAGATTTTATGTTTCTCCGCTACTTTACCGAAAGAAGTAAAAGAGCTAGCCTTTAGTATAACTAATGATCCAAAGTTAATTGAAATACATAAAGAAGAAAAGGATAACAATACCCAGCATTTTTATATTGAAGTAGAAGCTAGAAAAAAAGTAGATTTACTATCTAAAATATTAAAAAATGAAAAAATGAAAGTCCTATGTTTTGTTAACAACCACCATAAACTTTTAGAATTAGAAGCCAAGCTTATCTTTAAAGGCCATGTGTTTAAGACCTTATCCAGTAATACTGGGAAAAGGGAAAGGGTAGAAGCTATTCAAAGTTTTAAAAAGGGAATAGTAATGACATTATTAGCTACAGAAGTTTCTGCCCGGGGTCTAGATATTCCAGGTATAACCCATGTAATTAACTACGATATCCCCTTTGATGAAAAGGGATATATCCATAGAACTGGAAGATGTGGGAGAATGGGAGCTAAAGGAACAGTTATTTCTTTAGTGACGAAAAATGAAGCTCTACAGCTAAAAAGAATCTGCCGTAAAATTAAAGGTATTTCATTAAAAGAAAAAGTTTTATCTTATGGGAAACTAGTTGATCCCCAATAA
- a CDS encoding pseudouridine synthase codes for MLKLTKKMRLDKVLSNLGFGSRKDIKKLIKYGNVLVNGALVQDPSDYVDPYNDEIILNGKPVVYREFIYLMMNKPKGVLSATEDDKDPVVVDLLKEEDKAFSPFPVGRLDKDTEGLLLLTNDGKLAHKLTSPKKKVPKVYYADILGEVTEKDIQIFSKGVTLDDGYRTMPGHLEIIESGEISQIQLTIYEGKFHQVKRMFQAVSKKVIYLKRIAMGELTLDENLKLGEYRHLTDEEIALLTK; via the coding sequence ATGTTAAAATTGACTAAAAAAATGAGATTAGATAAAGTCCTATCTAATTTAGGGTTTGGCTCTAGAAAGGATATTAAAAAACTAATTAAATACGGTAATGTCTTAGTTAATGGAGCATTGGTCCAAGATCCATCTGACTATGTGGATCCTTATAATGATGAAATCATTTTAAATGGTAAACCTGTTGTTTATAGAGAGTTTATTTACCTTATGATGAATAAACCTAAAGGCGTTTTATCTGCTACCGAAGATGATAAAGATCCTGTGGTAGTAGATCTTTTAAAGGAAGAAGATAAAGCCTTTAGCCCTTTCCCCGTTGGTAGGTTAGACAAAGATACTGAAGGACTGCTCCTTTTAACTAATGATGGTAAATTGGCACATAAACTTACTTCCCCTAAAAAAAAGGTGCCTAAAGTTTACTATGCCGACATCTTAGGAGAAGTTACAGAAAAGGATATACAAATTTTTAGTAAAGGTGTTACTTTGGATGATGGTTACCGTACTATGCCTGGCCATTTAGAAATAATTGAAAGTGGTGAAATTTCCCAAATCCAATTGACCATTTATGAAGGAAAGTTTCATCAGGTAAAAAGGATGTTTCAAGCAGTAAGTAAAAAGGTAATTTACCTTAAACGGATTGCAATGGGAGAATTAACACTAGATGAAAATTTAAAATTAGGAGAATATCGACATTTAACAGATGAAGAAATAGCTTTACTGACAAAGTAA
- a CDS encoding RsmB/NOP family class I SAM-dependent RNA methyltransferase produces the protein MELPKPFLNKMQELLKEEFPCFLDSYNYPKKSGLRANSLKITTQELKCKLPYLNEKVPWCSDGYYYNDEEYRPAKHPYYYAGLYYIQEPSAMLPAELLDVQPRDNVLDLCAAPGGKSLQLAAKLKNSGLLVVNDISEKRSKVLLKNIERYGVKNILVLNESPQNIADFFPEFFDKILVDAPCSGEGMFRKDPQMIKFWSEEEVNKYVLWQKEILSLVPKLLKPGGKVVYSTCTFSPEENELQINDFLKSFPQFSLEKSERLWPHKVNGEGHFAALLKDNRSNVPNNSQGETNNIALDQKNLEILKEFSINIWKDPSSIFDILPNNGVILERKGHILWENKELPPLKGLKVLRSGLLLGTIQKGRFKPSQALAMAINKEQCQRATQCLNLHSNDEKDLNLALRYLKGETITKEGIRWSKGWYLISIDFYPLGWAKSSDLSLKNEYPPGWKYQEGDVKID, from the coding sequence ATGGAATTGCCAAAACCTTTCTTAAATAAAATGCAAGAATTGTTAAAGGAAGAATTTCCTTGTTTTCTAGATAGTTATAACTATCCTAAAAAATCAGGCCTTAGAGCAAATTCATTGAAAATTACTACCCAAGAGTTAAAGTGTAAGTTGCCTTACCTTAATGAAAAAGTACCTTGGTGTAGTGATGGTTATTATTACAATGATGAAGAGTATAGACCTGCTAAACACCCGTATTATTATGCCGGACTATACTATATACAAGAACCTAGTGCAATGTTGCCGGCAGAGCTTTTGGATGTTCAGCCAAGGGATAATGTATTAGACCTTTGTGCTGCCCCCGGTGGCAAGTCTTTACAACTAGCTGCTAAACTAAAGAATAGTGGCTTGTTAGTGGTAAATGATATCAGTGAAAAACGGAGTAAAGTTTTATTAAAAAATATAGAACGATATGGAGTAAAAAACATCCTTGTCCTCAATGAAAGCCCTCAAAATATCGCCGATTTTTTCCCAGAGTTTTTTGATAAAATCTTAGTTGATGCCCCTTGTTCCGGTGAAGGAATGTTTAGAAAAGATCCTCAGATGATAAAATTTTGGAGTGAAGAAGAAGTTAATAAATATGTCCTTTGGCAAAAGGAAATTTTAAGTTTGGTACCTAAGTTGTTAAAACCTGGTGGAAAAGTGGTCTACTCTACTTGTACCTTTTCCCCTGAGGAAAATGAATTACAAATAAATGATTTCCTTAAATCCTTTCCCCAATTTTCATTAGAAAAATCTGAAAGGCTGTGGCCCCATAAAGTTAATGGCGAAGGTCACTTCGCCGCTTTATTAAAGGATAATAGAAGTAATGTCCCAAATAATTCTCAAGGAGAAACCAATAACATCGCCCTAGATCAAAAAAACTTAGAAATTCTAAAAGAATTTAGTATAAATATTTGGAAGGACCCTTCATCCATTTTTGATATTTTACCTAACAATGGTGTTATATTAGAAAGAAAAGGCCACATACTTTGGGAAAATAAGGAGTTACCCCCTTTAAAAGGATTGAAAGTCTTAAGATCTGGGCTTCTTTTAGGTACTATACAAAAGGGCCGTTTTAAGCCCAGTCAAGCTCTAGCTATGGCTATAAATAAAGAACAATGCCAAAGGGCTACACAATGTTTAAACCTTCATTCTAATGATGAAAAAGATTTAAATCTTGCCCTTCGTTATCTAAAGGGAGAAACTATTACTAAAGAAGGTATTAGGTGGTCTAAAGGCTGGTATTTAATTTCTATAGATTTTTATCCCCTAGGTTGGGCTAAAAGCTCAGATCTTTCCTTGAAAAATGAGTATCCCCCTGGCTGGAAATACCAAGAAGGAGATGTTAAAATTGACTAA
- a CDS encoding tetratricopeptide repeat protein — protein sequence MKKSYMLNNCKIIGDQFREKNQLDKALKYYLKGYNLYGGENDPELLLELGLLFGEMGDLPQSEKILIRLIEIEPQNPTGFYSLAITLEEMGEFHRAIECYKKAIELDPQYYHAHFFLANLYDDLGDKEKAITHYKKVIEIEKDYFWAYVNLGSIYEELGEYQQSLELTEKALKIDGNNYKALFNLGVIHKKLGDREKAKKFYLKSIEENPYYPYSYFNLAHIYGEEGDYLTGIKLLSQGIKKNKDIAVLYYNRSCYYALLGKKESALRDLITATRLDEKLISYMKKDKELDSIRDMKGYKLLFEE from the coding sequence ATGAAAAAAAGTTATATGTTAAATAATTGTAAAATTATAGGTGATCAATTTAGAGAAAAAAATCAGCTAGATAAAGCGCTAAAATATTATTTAAAAGGGTATAATCTCTATGGTGGTGAAAATGATCCGGAATTATTGCTAGAATTAGGATTATTATTTGGAGAAATGGGAGATTTGCCTCAAAGTGAAAAAATCTTAATACGGTTAATAGAAATAGAACCGCAAAATCCCACTGGGTTTTATAGCCTAGCTATTACTTTAGAGGAAATGGGAGAATTCCATAGGGCAATTGAATGCTATAAAAAGGCAATTGAATTAGATCCCCAGTACTATCATGCCCATTTTTTTCTAGCGAACCTCTATGATGATTTAGGAGATAAAGAAAAAGCTATAACCCATTATAAAAAAGTTATTGAAATTGAGAAGGATTATTTTTGGGCATATGTAAATTTAGGTTCAATATATGAAGAATTAGGGGAATATCAACAATCCTTAGAATTAACGGAAAAAGCTTTAAAGATAGATGGAAATAACTATAAAGCCTTATTTAATTTAGGAGTCATTCACAAAAAGTTAGGGGATAGAGAAAAGGCAAAAAAATTTTACTTAAAAAGTATTGAAGAAAACCCCTATTATCCTTATTCCTATTTTAATTTAGCCCATATCTATGGGGAGGAGGGGGATTATTTAACAGGGATTAAATTATTGTCACAAGGGATAAAAAAGAATAAGGATATAGCAGTCCTTTATTATAATCGGAGTTGTTATTATGCTTTATTAGGAAAAAAAGAAAGTGCTTTACGGGATTTAATAACAGCAACCCGATTAGATGAAAAACTAATTTCATATATGAAAAAAGATAAAGAGCTTGATAGTATTAGGGATATGAAAGGATATAAATTACTTTTTGAAGAATAG
- a CDS encoding DUF421 domain-containing protein, which yields MGWDHGIFRGNIQTILAFFTILFITRLLGRQQISQLTLYEYINGITFGSIAANLATDLNQKTYQHLVGLILFGALTGLVSYLSLKNRPFRKVVEGEPILAIHEGKLLEQNLKKARYSVDELNELLRKKDCFNISDVQYGILEINGELSLIKKPEKDNVKIEDLAITKPKGDGIATELIIGGQIIYENLQKKNLKGKDLLKILKNFNVKEVSEVMYCTIDTNGNFYVDKYKDDLQEKVDFSEDNQNV from the coding sequence ATGGGGTGGGATCATGGAATTTTTAGAGGTAATATTCAAACAATATTAGCTTTTTTTACAATTTTGTTCATAACCAGGTTATTAGGTAGACAACAGATTTCCCAATTAACACTATATGAATACATAAATGGTATTACCTTTGGTTCAATTGCGGCAAATTTAGCTACAGATCTAAATCAAAAAACTTATCAGCATCTTGTTGGTTTAATTCTATTTGGAGCTTTAACAGGGTTAGTATCCTATTTGTCGTTAAAAAATCGTCCCTTTAGAAAAGTTGTAGAAGGAGAACCTATATTAGCTATTCATGAAGGAAAGTTATTAGAACAAAACCTTAAAAAAGCCAGATATAGTGTAGATGAACTAAATGAATTGCTAAGGAAAAAAGATTGTTTTAACATTAGTGATGTTCAATATGGTATACTAGAGATAAATGGAGAACTTTCGTTAATAAAAAAACCGGAAAAAGATAATGTTAAAATTGAAGATTTAGCCATTACTAAACCTAAGGGAGATGGTATAGCTACAGAACTGATTATAGGCGGACAAATAATTTATGAAAATTTACAAAAGAAAAATTTAAAAGGAAAGGATTTATTGAAAATATTGAAAAATTTCAATGTAAAGGAAGTTAGTGAAGTTATGTACTGTACCATTGATACTAATGGTAATTTTTATGTAGATAAATATAAAGATGATCTACAGGAAAAAGTGGATTTTAGTGAAGATAATCAAAATGTTTAA